The Phormidium yuhuli AB48 DNA window TCCAATTCTGAGTTTGATACAATTCTAGTTGTTGATGATACCCCAACAAATTTAGCGGTGTTGTCTGAAGCACTCACAGCGGCTAATTATCAAGTTGCCGTTGCTCTCGATGGTGAAACTGCCTTAGAACAGGTCAGTTACAAGCCGCCCCATCTTATTTTATTAGATGTAATGATGCCGGGGATTGATGGGTTTGAAACCTGTCGTCAGCTCAAAGCCAATCCAGACACGGCGGATATTCCCATTATCTTTATGACGGCTCTCTCTGATACGGTCGATAAAGTGAAGGGACTCAATTTAGGAGCAGTTGACTATATCACTAAACCTTTTCAACAAGAAGAAGTGTTGGCTCGGGTCAATGTTCATCTTCAGCTGTATCATCTCAATCACAAGTTAGAAGCTCAGGTTAACGAGCGAACCGCACAACTTTCTGAGGCACTAGAGAGTTTGCGGGAGGCTCAACTTCAACTGATTCAAAACGAAAAGATGTCCTCCTTAGGACAGGTCGTAGCTGGGGTAGCCCATGAAATCAAAAATCCAGTCAACTTTATTCATGGGAATCTGATTCACGCTAGAGGCTACATTACGGACTTACTGGCTCTCTTAACTCTCTATGAGAATTGTATGCCAGATGTGAACCCCCAGGTGAAGACCTTTGCCGAGGACATTGACATTGAGTTTCTAAGAGAGGATTTGCCGAAACTGGTGGACTCTATGGCAGTTGGAGCCAATCGGATTCACGGCATTATTCAATCGCTCAAAACGTTTTCTAGCTCCGGGGATGATCAATTTAGTGACGTGAACCTTCACGCGGGCCTAGACAGTACCCTCTTAATCTTGAGTAATCGTCTCAAGGCGAAGTCTTGTCGTCCTCAGGTTCAGGTGAGGAAGTAT harbors:
- a CDS encoding sensor histidine kinase codes for the protein MSNSEFDTILVVDDTPTNLAVLSEALTAANYQVAVALDGETALEQVSYKPPHLILLDVMMPGIDGFETCRQLKANPDTADIPIIFMTALSDTVDKVKGLNLGAVDYITKPFQQEEVLARVNVHLQLYHLNHKLEAQVNERTAQLSEALESLREAQLQLIQNEKMSSLGQVVAGVAHEIKNPVNFIHGNLIHARGYITDLLALLTLYENCMPDVNPQVKTFAEDIDIEFLREDLPKLVDSMAVGANRIHGIIQSLKTFSSSGDDQFSDVNLHAGLDSTLLILSNRLKAKSCRPQVQVRKYYGELPLIDCCGGQLNQVFTTILSNALDALDNCAVDRGEDWQPYIEIETSVMGEMAVIEIRNNGGAIPPEIREHLFDSCVIRKPQGLGTGMGLPISHDIITQTHGGRLTCEVEGDRVGFIIEIPMQPDLTPPSREVQAASR